A section of the Longimicrobiaceae bacterium genome encodes:
- the miaA gene encoding tRNA (adenosine(37)-N6)-dimethylallyltransferase MiaA — MTTPESLAALAIVGPTASGKTALSIEVARRLDGEVVSMDSRQVYRRMDVGTAKATAEQRAAVPHHGLDLVEPSERFSAGKFARAAREWIGEIRGRGRVPLLVGGTGFFLRALTDPIFREPHLEPAARAALAARLDAMPEPELHRWLRELDPPTAARLSAWGGRQRLMRALELPLLTGRTMAWWHAHSPAEAPAVPVLVFALEVPRAQLRAAIDGRVTKMAEHGLVDEVRGLVDAGFREGDPGMNATGYIELLPYLRGERTLDEALDLVRANTRAYAKRQETWFRHKLPADTVRLDGTHTAPDLEDEIAARWRASAGSASAEG, encoded by the coding sequence ATGACCACGCCCGAATCCCTCGCCGCGCTCGCCATCGTCGGCCCCACGGCGTCCGGCAAGACGGCGCTTTCCATCGAGGTGGCGCGGCGGCTGGATGGTGAGGTGGTCTCGATGGATTCGCGGCAGGTGTACCGGCGGATGGACGTGGGCACGGCGAAGGCTACGGCGGAGCAGCGGGCGGCGGTGCCGCACCACGGGCTGGACCTCGTGGAGCCGTCGGAGCGGTTCAGCGCGGGGAAGTTCGCGCGGGCGGCGCGGGAGTGGATCGGGGAGATCCGCGGGCGGGGGCGCGTTCCGCTGCTGGTGGGCGGGACCGGTTTCTTTCTCCGGGCGCTGACGGACCCTATCTTCCGTGAGCCGCACCTGGAGCCCGCCGCGCGCGCCGCACTGGCCGCGCGGCTCGACGCCATGCCCGAGCCGGAGCTGCACCGCTGGCTGCGCGAGCTGGACCCGCCCACGGCCGCCCGCCTGAGCGCCTGGGGCGGCCGCCAGCGCCTCATGCGCGCGCTGGAGCTGCCGCTGCTCACCGGCCGCACGATGGCGTGGTGGCACGCCCACTCGCCCGCCGAGGCGCCCGCCGTGCCCGTGCTCGTCTTCGCGCTGGAGGTGCCGCGCGCCCAGCTCCGCGCCGCCATCGACGGGCGGGTGACGAAGATGGCGGAGCACGGGTTGGTGGACGAGGTGCGCGGGCTGGTGGATGCGGGGTTCCGCGAGGGCGATCCCGGGATGAACGCGACCGGGTACATCGAGCTGCTGCCGTACCTGCGCGGCGAGCGGACGCTGGACGAGGCGCTGGACCTGGTGCGCGCGAACACCCGCGCCTACGCCAAGCGTCAGGAGACGTGGTTTCGCCACAAGCTCCCCGCGGACACGGTCCGCCTGGACGGAACGCACACGGCTCCGGACCTGGAGGACGAGATCGCGGCGCGGTGGCGCGCATCGGCCGGCAGCGCATCCGCCGAGGGCTGA